DNA from Elusimicrobiota bacterium:
CAACCTTACAGAAATCGCAGACGCTGCCATCGCAGTTATAGATAATCCGGAGATACAAATTTCAGAGTTATTAAAAATTGTAAAAGGCCCCGATTTTCCTACGGGAGGAATAATACACGGAAGAAAAGGGATACGTTCTTATATGGAAACCGGCCGCGGATCGGTTATGATCAGGGCAAAGGTTGAAATAGAAGAAACTAAAGGGAACAAAGAAACGATTATTATCCGCGAGCGTCCTTATCAGGTGAACAAGGCCCAGCTTATTATGAACATGGCCGATCTTGTCAGGGATAAAAAACTTGACGGGATATCGGACTTAAGGGATGAGTCGGACCGTGACGGAATGCGCGTGGTTATTGAGGTCAAGCGCGATTCTAATGCCCAGATAGTTTTAAATCAGCTTTTCAATCACACCCAGATGCAGAGCTCGTTCGGCGTTATCATGCTTGCCCTTGTGGGAAACAAGCCCCGGGTCCTAAACATTAAAGAAATGCTGGATTTTTTTATCGGGCACAGAAAAGAGGTAGTTGTGCGAAGGGCCAGGTTTGAACTTGCGAAAGCGGAGGCAAGGGCCCATATTCTTGAGGGATTAAAGATTGCCCTGGAAAATCTGGACGCCATAGTAAAAACTATCAGAGAATCAAAAGATACGGATACCGCACGGATTAATTTAATAACAAAATTCAAGCTTTCTAAAAACCAGGCGCAGGCAATACTTGACATGAAATTGCAGCAGCTTACAGGGCTTGAACGGAAAAAAATTGAAGACGAATATCTTGAACTTATAAAAACAATAGAGAAGTTAAAATCAATACTTGCCAGCCCTAAAGAAGTTTTAGGAATAATAAAAGATGAAATTTTGGAAATAAAGGAAAAATACGGCGATGCCCGAAGGACAAAAATTGCTGCGGAAGCGGAAGATCTTGAAATGGAAGACCTTATACAGGAGGAAGATGTCGCGGTAACTCTTTCGCACGCCGGATACATTAAAAGAATTCCCGTTACAACTTATCGGGCCCAGAGGCGCGGAGGAAAAGGGGTAACAGGCATGACAACAAGAGAAGAGGATTTTGTTGAAAGCCTGTTTGTAACCAGCACGCATTCTTACATGCTTTTCTTTACAACCAAAGGGCGGATTTACTGGACAAGGGTTTATGAAATTCCCGAAGGCGGAAGAGCGTCAAAAGGCAAGGCAATAGTTAACTTGCTGCAGCTTTCATCGCCCGAAGAAAGCATTACCGCGGCAATACCCATAAGATCTTTTGAAGAAGAAAAAGCGACAAATCTTATGATGTGCACAAAAGACGGCACAGTAAAAAAGATTGCTTTAGAAGAGTTTGCCAATCCCAGAAAGGGCGGAATTATCGCCATAGGGCTTGACCCCGGAGACGTCCTGATAGAAGTTAAACATTTGGACGACAACCCTGAGATTGTTATGGCGACAAAAGGCGGTATCGCGATACGGTTTGATCAAAAAGATGTCCGTCCTATAGGCAGATCAGGAAAAGGGGTGCGGGGAATAAGGCTTGAAAAAGGGGACGAAGTCATCGGAATGGAAGTTTTAAAGCCTGAAGATGTTTTTCTTACCGCAACGGTAACCGGGTACGGCAAGCGTACGGAGGTAGGTAAATATAGGCTTCAATCGCGCGGCGGGCACGGCGTTATCAATATGAAAACAAATGAGCGAAACGGAAATGTGATAGGCATAAAAAAGGCGAACGACGGCGATGAAATAATGCTGATGACCGAAAAAGGAATAACAAT
Protein-coding regions in this window:
- the gyrA gene encoding DNA gyrase subunit A; this translates as MAENTSENPQDPKDPKKAESEKPANPNIIPRNIEDEMKTSYIDYAMSVIVGRALPDVRDGLKPVHRRILFAMKEMGLRHSSSYKKSARVVGDVLGKYHPHGDTAVYDSMVRMVQDFSLRYPLLDGQGNFGSVDGDSPAAMRYTEVRMDSISDDVLADIDKETVDFVPNYDGSMVEPVVLPSKVPNLLVNGSSGIAVGMATNIPTHNLTEIADAAIAVIDNPEIQISELLKIVKGPDFPTGGIIHGRKGIRSYMETGRGSVMIRAKVEIEETKGNKETIIIRERPYQVNKAQLIMNMADLVRDKKLDGISDLRDESDRDGMRVVIEVKRDSNAQIVLNQLFNHTQMQSSFGVIMLALVGNKPRVLNIKEMLDFFIGHRKEVVVRRARFELAKAEARAHILEGLKIALENLDAIVKTIRESKDTDTARINLITKFKLSKNQAQAILDMKLQQLTGLERKKIEDEYLELIKTIEKLKSILASPKEVLGIIKDEILEIKEKYGDARRTKIAAEAEDLEMEDLIQEEDVAVTLSHAGYIKRIPVTTYRAQRRGGKGVTGMTTREEDFVESLFVTSTHSYMLFFTTKGRIYWTRVYEIPEGGRASKGKAIVNLLQLSSPEESITAAIPIRSFEEEKATNLMMCTKDGTVKKIALEEFANPRKGGIIAIGLDPGDVLIEVKHLDDNPEIVMATKGGIAIRFDQKDVRPIGRSGKGVRGIRLEKGDEVIGMEVLKPEDVFLTATVTGYGKRTEVGKYRLQSRGGHGVINMKTNERNGNVIGIKKANDGDEIMLMTEKGITIRLPVKDVSIIGRNVQGVRLVRLDEGDKLAAIATVVKEENGENGNGNGGETKT